A single Dasypus novemcinctus isolate mDasNov1 chromosome 4, mDasNov1.1.hap2, whole genome shotgun sequence DNA region contains:
- the C4H21orf91 gene encoding protein EURL homolog yields MVRAGGGGARRAAAVPAAAGNNSGGARAAWEGLGSARSRTGTMNEEEQFVNIDLNDDNICSVCKLGTDKETLSFCHICFELNIEGVPKSNLLHTRSLRGHKDCFEKCHLIANQDCSRSKLSKSTYKEVKTILSKKINWIVQYAQNKDLDSDSECSKNPQHHLLNFRHKSDKKLLPQFDSQVPKYSAKWIDGSTGGISDYTQRILEKRENTDFGLSVLEDAGAPLCHNSVLWPPNHNQAQKKEEMISNPQANAQARHPHYSREELNLMTLGEVERLNAKLQQQIQEVFEELTHQVQEKDSLASELHVRHVAIEQLLKNYSKLPCLQVGRTGIKSHLPINN; encoded by the exons ATGGTgcgggcgggagggggcggggcccggcgCGCCGCGGCTGTCCCCGCAGCGGCCGGAAACAATAGTGGAGGAGCCAGAGCCGCTTGGGAAGGTTTGGGCAGTGCGCGGAGCCGGACG gGCACTATGAACGAAGAGGAGCAGTTTGTAAACATTGATTTGAATGATGACAACATTTGCAGTGTTTGTAAACTGGGAACAGACAAGGAAACACTCTCCTTCTGCCACATCTGTTTTGAGCTAAATATTGAGG gaGTTCCAAAATCCAATCTCTTACACACTAGATCATTAAGGGGCCATAAAGACTGCTTTGAAAAATGCCATTTGATTGCAAACCAGGACTGTTCTCGATCTAAGCTTTCAAAAAGCACATATAAAGAAGTTAAAACCATTTTGAGTAAAAAGATAAACTGGATTGTACAATATGCACAAAATAAGGATCTGGATTCAGATTCTGAATGTTCTAAAAATCCCCAGCATCACCTGTTGAATTTCAGGCATAAGTCAGATAAAAAGTTATTACCACAGTTCGACTCCCAAGTACCAAAGTATTCTGCAAAGTGGATAGATGGAAGTACAGGTGGCATCTCAGACTATACACAAAGAATTTTAGAGAAGAGGGAAAATACAGACTTTGGACTTTCTGTGTTAGAAGATGCTGGTGCCCCTTTATGCCATAATAGTGTGCTGTGGCCTCCTAATCACAACCAGgcacagaaaaaagaagagatgatcTCTAATCCACAGGCCAATGCCCAGGCCCGGCATCCACATTACAGCAGAGAGGAAT TGAATTTGATGACTCTTGGTGAGGTAGAGCGACTGAATGCAAAGCTCCAACAGCAAATCCAGG aaGTTTTTGAAGAATTAACACACCAAGTACAAGAAAAAGATTCTTTGGCCTCAGAGCTCCATGTCCGTCATGTTGCCATCGAACAACTTCTCAAGAACTATTCTAAGTTACCATGTCTACAAGTGGGACGAACAGGAATCAAGTCACACCTACCCATAAACAACTGA